In Desulfosalsimonas propionicica, one DNA window encodes the following:
- a CDS encoding sulfite exporter TauE/SafE family protein, which produces MWSTESIYAVFLATGFTVGFGHCIGMCGPIVISVSLQLKDRPSFLPQLYYNIGRTITYSLLGAIMGATASFTRFASEIGGFQKTILVFAGVLIIVMGLAMTGWVPAGRIFQNAPPLAGFARAGFKRILDARRAVLFLPLGMVLGLLPCGPVYTAMIAAARMGMEAESTFGGMISGAGVMACFGIGTIPALLLLSQVSNVKWLKHRDLIYKFGGVMMILVGIYFTWKGWTY; this is translated from the coding sequence ATGTGGTCTACTGAATCCATATACGCGGTGTTTCTGGCCACGGGATTTACCGTTGGCTTCGGCCACTGCATCGGGATGTGCGGCCCCATCGTGATTTCGGTCTCCCTTCAGCTAAAGGACCGGCCCTCGTTTTTGCCCCAGCTGTATTACAACATCGGCAGAACCATCACCTATTCGCTGCTGGGGGCGATTATGGGCGCAACCGCCTCGTTTACCCGGTTTGCGTCGGAAATCGGGGGATTTCAGAAAACGATTCTGGTGTTTGCGGGCGTGCTCATCATTGTCATGGGCCTGGCCATGACCGGATGGGTGCCGGCGGGCCGGATTTTTCAAAACGCCCCGCCCCTTGCCGGGTTTGCCCGGGCCGGATTTAAACGGATTCTGGATGCAAGACGCGCGGTCCTGTTTCTGCCTTTGGGCATGGTCCTGGGGCTTTTGCCCTGCGGGCCGGTGTATACGGCCATGATTGCCGCGGCCCGGATGGGCATGGAGGCCGAATCCACGTTCGGCGGCATGATCTCCGGGGCCGGCGTCATGGCCTGCTTTGGCATCGGCACCATACCCGCGCTGCTGTTGCTCTCCCAGGTTTCCAATGTCAAATGGCTCAAACACCGGGATCTCATCTACAAGTTCGGCGGGGTGATGATGATTCTGGTGGGGATTTATTTCACCTGGAAAGGATGGACCTATTAG
- a CDS encoding universal stress protein has translation MKKFLMPADDSIYTVQAMQYMAAMAPVFQDAAYMLFHVQPKISEYIREESQKDPAAMEELKKFNNRNEALGKELLEDLKKRMMRMGVAEDKITVSTRKCREGRAKDIIDEARIASADAIVMGRRGVSRFADTFIGSTTKNVIEHNPDIPVWMISGEAPSKNILLAVDGSVDSAKALDYLLDMLRENPDAGLTLFHVQASLRDTCGLDFEQQADSGEEKAFARVIEKAGRQCIDNFMGLARGKLKEKKINENRMNLKVVPARFDVAGAILEEFKNQGHGTLVIGKRGMNKRFFMGSVSNYLIRHMENGALCIVP, from the coding sequence ATGAAAAAATTTTTAATGCCGGCAGATGATTCCATCTACACTGTCCAGGCCATGCAGTACATGGCAGCAATGGCACCGGTATTTCAGGATGCCGCTTACATGCTTTTCCATGTCCAGCCCAAAATATCAGAATACATCCGGGAAGAATCCCAAAAAGACCCTGCGGCCATGGAGGAACTCAAAAAATTCAACAACAGAAACGAGGCCCTGGGCAAGGAGCTTCTGGAGGATCTGAAAAAGCGAATGATGCGCATGGGCGTGGCTGAAGACAAAATCACGGTATCCACCCGCAAATGCCGGGAAGGAAGGGCCAAGGACATCATTGATGAGGCCCGGATAGCATCGGCTGATGCCATTGTCATGGGCCGCAGGGGCGTTTCCCGGTTTGCGGACACGTTTATCGGCAGCACCACCAAAAACGTTATCGAGCACAACCCGGACATTCCCGTATGGATGATCAGCGGTGAAGCCCCATCCAAAAATATTCTGCTGGCCGTGGACGGCTCCGTGGATTCGGCCAAGGCCCTGGATTATCTTCTGGATATGCTCCGGGAAAATCCGGATGCGGGCCTGACGCTGTTTCACGTGCAGGCCTCGTTAAGAGACACCTGCGGCCTTGATTTTGAGCAGCAGGCGGATTCAGGCGAGGAAAAGGCTTTTGCCCGGGTGATTGAAAAAGCCGGCCGCCAGTGCATTGATAATTTCATGGGACTTGCCCGTGGCAAGCTCAAAGAAAAGAAAATCAACGAAAACCGGATGAACCTCAAAGTTGTTCCGGCACGGTTTGATGTGGCCGGCGCTATTTTGGAAGAATTCAAAAATCAGGGTCACGGCACCCTGGTCATTG
- a CDS encoding alginate export family protein encodes MRKSTLFLKFTGILLAALLTAGTAVAQEDTPDFANDPLVGPAGTGTIALETPGNIMMSFGARARIIPTSENEWDFGFSDDLNGLQLLNGDIDKSFFKGHGNESGWVNENYIRTETQIYFNAMPRDRKWSFHAALEFDRPIDTSVVDARGGSETSSGFGLERLRGSYAINPNLRFNAGWDVWAMPDPAGLTYGDDAPGFWLDGDYGTFDFSVAYFKLSESNWGADSKIEWTTDNDSDNEDRDLYTGYLNYNVSESNRLTGLYMYDRIRNVATGSLLDVLSEQTGDTPNTDSHYLGLIYEGGAGLVNYFVEGIYQFGQADDTGLDGRYAYGHDDYDINAFAFAGDLELDLGDSAGWGLKPHLGFIYTSGDDDPEDDNLEGYTGVMAFQRWTKFGGENTIIGDGNTMMGTVLYGYLPGLYGNGTPVVVGGLPNTTGLGTARGDNPGLTMTSLGFSLTPKRYLMFKSNINSFWWNEDISVRSWVADPALAAEGFFKETKVDSGYVGTEWDNELLLALSKNTFIKGQAALLFPGEVMDDVTAARSATAAGPGEESDDVAYRLGAEFIWQF; translated from the coding sequence ATGCGCAAGTCAACATTGTTTTTAAAATTCACCGGTATTTTACTGGCAGCCCTTCTGACAGCAGGGACTGCAGTGGCACAGGAAGACACGCCTGATTTTGCCAATGATCCCCTGGTCGGGCCGGCCGGCACCGGCACCATTGCCCTGGAGACCCCCGGCAATATCATGATGAGCTTCGGCGCCCGGGCCCGGATCATTCCCACCAGTGAGAACGAGTGGGATTTCGGGTTTTCCGATGACTTAAACGGTTTGCAATTGCTTAACGGAGACATTGATAAAAGTTTTTTCAAGGGTCACGGCAATGAGTCGGGATGGGTCAATGAAAACTATATCCGCACTGAAACCCAGATTTATTTTAACGCCATGCCCAGAGATCGGAAATGGAGTTTTCATGCGGCCCTGGAGTTTGACAGGCCCATTGATACGTCAGTGGTTGATGCTCGGGGCGGGTCAGAGACCAGTAGCGGTTTCGGTTTGGAGCGGTTGAGAGGTTCTTATGCCATTAATCCCAATCTACGTTTCAATGCCGGCTGGGATGTCTGGGCCATGCCCGATCCGGCCGGTTTGACTTACGGTGATGACGCCCCTGGTTTCTGGCTGGACGGGGATTACGGCACCTTTGATTTCAGTGTTGCATATTTCAAGCTGTCGGAAAGCAACTGGGGAGCAGACTCTAAAATAGAGTGGACCACTGACAATGACAGTGATAACGAGGACCGGGACCTGTATACAGGTTATCTCAATTACAACGTTTCTGAATCAAACAGGCTGACGGGTCTTTACATGTATGACCGGATTCGCAATGTGGCCACTGGCAGTCTGCTAGACGTCCTTTCAGAACAAACCGGTGATACGCCCAATACGGATTCGCATTACCTGGGCCTGATCTATGAAGGCGGTGCAGGGCTGGTCAATTATTTTGTGGAGGGAATTTACCAGTTCGGCCAGGCAGATGACACGGGTCTTGATGGAAGATATGCCTATGGCCATGATGATTATGACATCAATGCCTTTGCCTTTGCCGGGGATCTGGAGCTGGATCTGGGCGATTCCGCGGGCTGGGGGCTCAAGCCCCACCTGGGATTTATTTATACCTCGGGTGATGATGATCCTGAAGACGACAACCTGGAAGGCTACACCGGAGTGATGGCTTTCCAGCGCTGGACCAAGTTTGGCGGCGAAAACACCATTATCGGCGACGGCAACACCATGATGGGCACGGTGCTTTACGGCTACCTGCCCGGGCTTTACGGAAACGGCACACCTGTTGTGGTCGGCGGGCTGCCAAACACTACGGGCCTGGGAACCGCACGCGGCGACAATCCGGGTCTGACCATGACCAGCCTGGGCTTCAGCCTGACTCCCAAACGGTATCTGATGTTTAAGAGCAACATCAATTCATTTTGGTGGAATGAGGATATCAGCGTGCGTTCTTGGGTGGCTGATCCGGCTCTTGCTGCGGAGGGATTTTTTAAGGAAACCAAAGTGGATTCCGGCTACGTGGGCACGGAATGGGACAATGAACTGCTTCTGGCCCTGAGTAAGAACACCTTTATCAAGGGACAAGCTGCACTGTTGTTCCCCGGTGAGGTGATGGATGATGTGACCGCTGCCCGGTCTGCCACAGCCGCCGGTCCCGGCGAGGAAAGCGATGATGTGGCCTATCGCCTGGGCGCGGAATTTATCTGGCAGTTCTAA
- the ahcY gene encoding adenosylhomocysteinase, whose product MLMQNNEKKKAIVPERDLSLPHKVADISLAPDGFKEMELSENEMPGLMAVREKYGPDKPLKGFKITGSLHMTIQTAMLIETLKKLGADIRWASCNIFSTQDHAAAAIAKSGSAAVFAWKGESLEDYWWCTEQALTWPDGSGPDMIVDDGGDATLMIHEGVKAEDNPGMLEKEYDIYEYQCIINRIRASYERDPKHWHKIAENIRGVSEETTTGVNRLYQLAKKGELLFPAVNVNDSVTKSKFDNIYGCRDSLADGIKRATDTMVAGKLVIIAGYGDVGKGCAQSMRGFGARVVVTEIDPICALQAAMEGYEVSTMEDMAPLGDIFVTASGCCDVITGQHMEQMKNEAIVCNIGHFDHEIEVSYLEKNCERTNIKPQVDQWHLNSGRSIILLAEGRLVNLGCATGHPSFVMSNSFTNQTLAQLKLAAEDLEKQVYTLPKDLDEEVARLHLSRLAIKLTNLTDEQAEYLGVPKEGPFKPDHYRY is encoded by the coding sequence ATGCTGATGCAAAACAATGAAAAGAAAAAAGCCATTGTCCCGGAACGCGATCTTTCCCTGCCCCACAAGGTGGCCGATATTTCCCTGGCACCCGACGGATTCAAGGAAATGGAGCTTTCGGAAAACGAAATGCCCGGTCTGATGGCCGTGCGCGAAAAATACGGCCCGGACAAACCGCTTAAGGGCTTTAAAATCACCGGCAGCCTGCACATGACCATCCAGACGGCCATGCTCATCGAGACCTTAAAGAAGCTGGGCGCAGACATCCGCTGGGCATCCTGCAATATTTTCTCCACCCAGGATCATGCGGCCGCAGCCATCGCCAAATCCGGATCGGCCGCGGTGTTTGCCTGGAAGGGCGAATCCCTGGAAGACTACTGGTGGTGCACAGAGCAGGCCCTTACCTGGCCTGACGGCTCCGGTCCGGACATGATCGTGGATGACGGCGGCGATGCCACCCTGATGATCCACGAAGGCGTCAAGGCCGAGGACAACCCCGGGATGCTGGAAAAGGAATATGACATCTATGAATACCAGTGCATCATCAACCGGATCAGGGCGTCTTATGAGCGCGATCCCAAACACTGGCACAAGATCGCCGAAAACATCCGGGGCGTGTCCGAAGAAACCACCACGGGTGTCAACCGGCTCTACCAGCTGGCCAAAAAGGGCGAACTGCTGTTTCCGGCCGTAAACGTCAACGACTCGGTGACCAAGTCCAAGTTCGACAACATTTACGGCTGCCGGGATTCCCTGGCCGACGGCATCAAGCGCGCCACTGACACCATGGTGGCCGGCAAACTGGTGATCATCGCCGGATACGGTGATGTGGGCAAAGGATGCGCCCAGTCCATGCGCGGCTTCGGCGCCCGGGTGGTGGTCACGGAAATCGATCCCATCTGCGCCCTTCAGGCGGCCATGGAAGGCTACGAGGTATCCACCATGGAAGACATGGCCCCCCTAGGCGACATCTTTGTGACTGCCTCGGGCTGCTGCGACGTGATTACCGGCCAGCACATGGAGCAAATGAAAAACGAGGCCATTGTCTGCAACATCGGCCATTTTGATCATGAAATCGAGGTGAGCTACCTGGAGAAAAACTGCGAGAGAACCAACATCAAGCCCCAGGTGGACCAGTGGCACTTAAACTCTGGGCGCTCCATCATCCTTCTTGCCGAAGGCCGGCTGGTCAATCTGGGATGCGCAACAGGCCATCCCAGCTTTGTGATGAGCAACAGCTTCACCAACCAGACCCTGGCCCAGCTCAAACTGGCCGCAGAAGATCTGGAAAAGCAGGTCTACACCCTGCCCAAGGATCTGGACGAGGAGGTGGCGCGCCTGCACCTGTCGCGCCTGGCCATCAAGCTCACCAACCTCACTGACGAGCAGGCCGAGTACCTGGGCGTACCCAAGGAAGGCCCGTTTAAGCCGGATCACTACCGGTACTAA
- a CDS encoding long-chain-fatty-acid--CoA ligase — protein sequence MQKVNIGAFLTKRASLSPNKEGLVLGDVRLTWDALNKRSNQLAAAMAGLGVGAGDRVALLALNEVEFFDMYFGLGKTGAVLVPINHRLAGPEIEYIVDDCQAKVLVFGAEFAPVIDSIRERISCAHIVALSDDAPAYAQSYKALTAGASDAEPEINAGGDDTLTILYTSGTTGRPKGAELTHDGYFGTSVTLRATFGDIGQVLLMPLPLFHIGGLAPVPMCVHFGMKMVIQRAFDPKNFLELMGREKVTWFGSVPQILMFLRQVPDFEKYGWDTVKMALVYAAPVPVPLIKEYAAAGIEVRQLYGMTECTGPATVIDSENAIEKAGSCGLPFFHNQIRVVDMDGHDVGADELGEVLIGGTNLMKGYWNKPEASAETIKDGWLYSGDMAKMDKDGFLYIMDRKKDMIISGGENIYPAEIEDLLMGHPKIADVGVIGSPDEKWGESIKAIVVARQGESIDEAEVIQWCQGRIAKFKIPKKVVITEEIPRTPTGKILKRVLRDQFNAA from the coding sequence ATGCAGAAAGTGAACATCGGTGCTTTTCTGACCAAAAGAGCCAGTCTTTCCCCGAACAAAGAAGGCTTGGTTCTCGGCGATGTCCGTCTGACCTGGGATGCGTTAAACAAACGGAGCAATCAGCTCGCTGCGGCCATGGCCGGCCTGGGCGTGGGGGCAGGCGACCGGGTGGCCCTGCTGGCCTTAAACGAGGTGGAATTTTTTGACATGTATTTCGGCCTGGGCAAGACCGGGGCCGTTTTGGTGCCCATCAACCACCGGCTGGCCGGCCCGGAAATCGAATACATCGTGGATGACTGCCAGGCAAAAGTGCTGGTGTTTGGCGCGGAATTCGCCCCTGTGATCGATTCCATCCGGGAACGCATTTCCTGCGCCCATATTGTGGCCCTATCCGATGATGCGCCGGCTTATGCCCAATCTTATAAAGCCCTGACCGCCGGGGCTTCGGATGCGGAGCCAGAAATCAACGCAGGCGGGGACGACACCCTGACGATTCTGTATACCTCCGGCACCACCGGCCGGCCCAAGGGCGCGGAGCTGACCCATGACGGGTATTTCGGAACCTCCGTGACCCTGCGGGCTACATTCGGCGACATCGGCCAGGTGCTTTTGATGCCCCTGCCGCTGTTTCACATCGGCGGGCTTGCCCCGGTGCCCATGTGCGTGCATTTTGGCATGAAAATGGTGATTCAGCGGGCATTTGATCCAAAGAATTTCCTGGAGCTCATGGGCCGGGAAAAGGTCACCTGGTTCGGCTCTGTGCCCCAGATCCTCATGTTTCTGCGCCAGGTGCCCGACTTTGAAAAATATGGCTGGGACACGGTGAAAATGGCCCTGGTTTATGCCGCGCCAGTGCCCGTGCCCCTGATAAAGGAATATGCGGCCGCAGGCATCGAGGTGCGCCAGCTCTACGGCATGACCGAGTGCACCGGGCCGGCCACGGTGATCGACAGTGAAAACGCCATTGAAAAAGCCGGTTCCTGCGGGCTGCCCTTTTTCCACAACCAGATCCGGGTGGTGGATATGGACGGCCACGACGTTGGCGCAGACGAACTGGGAGAGGTGCTCATCGGCGGCACCAACCTCATGAAGGGCTACTGGAACAAGCCTGAAGCCTCGGCCGAAACCATCAAGGACGGATGGCTGTATTCCGGGGACATGGCCAAGATGGACAAAGACGGGTTTCTCTATATCATGGACCGCAAAAAGGACATGATCATCTCCGGCGGGGAAAACATCTACCCGGCCGAGATCGAGGACCTGCTCATGGGCCATCCCAAGATCGCGGATGTGGGTGTGATCGGCTCTCCGGATGAAAAATGGGGCGAATCCATCAAGGCCATTGTGGTGGCCCGCCAGGGCGAATCCATAGACGAGGCCGAAGTGATCCAGTGGTGCCAGGGTCGGATTGCAAAATTCAAGATCCCCAAAAAGGTCGTTATCACAGAGGAAATCCCCCGCACCCCCACAGGCAAGATTTTAAAGCGGGTCCTGCGGGATCAGTTCAACGCCGCCTGA
- a CDS encoding UbiA family prenyltransferase, with protein sequence MNAINRIKLFLALSRTPHGILDMATPGFCVLLYLGGFPPASVAGIGLLTAFAGYTAIYAFNDIVDYKTDKEKYSRPTASEAGYLDSLMIRHPMARGLLPLKDGLIWAAGWSVVALIGAWLLNPVCALIFLLGAVLEAGYCLLWRVSPWRAVVSGFVKNMGAAAALFAVDPEPSFIFMALVFACLFFWEIGGQNIPADWMDMDEDRRLAAQTIPVRLGAQKSATLALACLVISVVFCVILFLISFPGAGAVAPLAAIVISSGLLIEPAFRLYRGLGREDAMALFNRASYFPVSMLMIVLIMII encoded by the coding sequence ATGAATGCAATCAACCGAATCAAACTGTTTCTGGCCCTTTCGCGCACGCCCCACGGCATACTGGACATGGCCACCCCGGGTTTCTGCGTGCTGCTGTACCTGGGCGGCTTTCCGCCGGCGTCTGTCGCGGGCATCGGCCTTCTCACCGCATTTGCCGGATACACGGCCATCTACGCCTTCAACGACATCGTGGACTACAAAACCGATAAGGAAAAATATTCCCGGCCCACCGCATCCGAGGCCGGCTACCTGGATTCGCTGATGATCCGCCACCCCATGGCCCGGGGGCTGCTGCCGTTAAAAGACGGCCTGATATGGGCCGCAGGGTGGTCTGTGGTGGCCCTGATCGGCGCCTGGCTGCTAAACCCGGTGTGCGCGCTCATCTTTCTTCTGGGTGCCGTGCTGGAGGCGGGCTACTGCCTTTTGTGGCGGGTGAGTCCCTGGCGGGCGGTGGTCAGCGGATTTGTCAAAAACATGGGTGCTGCGGCGGCATTGTTTGCGGTGGATCCGGAACCATCGTTTATTTTTATGGCCCTTGTGTTTGCCTGCCTGTTTTTCTGGGAAATCGGCGGGCAGAACATCCCGGCGGACTGGATGGACATGGACGAGGATCGCAGACTGGCCGCCCAGACCATCCCGGTGCGCCTGGGGGCCCAGAAATCCGCAACCCTGGCCCTTGCATGCCTTGTGATCTCGGTTGTGTTCTGCGTAATCCTGTTTTTGATCTCATTTCCCGGCGCCGGGGCCGTCGCACCCCTGGCAGCGATTGTCATCAGCAGCGGGCTTTTGATTGAGCCGGCCTTCCGGCTTTACCGGGGCCTTGGCCGCGAAGACGCTATGGCGCTTTTTAACCGGGCCAGCTATTTTCCGGTTTCCATGCTCATGATCGTGCTGATCATGATAATTTAA
- a CDS encoding PHP-associated domain-containing protein encodes MFLVDMHVHTVLGGDSLIRPEEVTDCARRAGLDAVCITEHHSYDLSQPFDEITRQTGFVVFRGLEYRAAEGHLLIYGVPASRSDLPPGLPMQTAIDWVCVRGGAAAAAHPFQTTMAGTALGNRLFELKNLAGVETFNASLTDRENRLAADAARKMGVCGIGGSDAHGPQVLGRACTVFERRLDTISELVAALKNGKCRPRKNFQHRAGNQSGCAG; translated from the coding sequence ATGTTTCTGGTTGATATGCATGTGCACACGGTACTTGGCGGCGATTCTTTGATCCGGCCCGAAGAGGTGACCGATTGCGCCCGGCGGGCCGGACTGGATGCGGTGTGTATCACAGAGCATCATTCCTATGATTTGAGCCAACCCTTTGACGAGATTACCCGGCAGACCGGGTTTGTGGTTTTCCGGGGTCTGGAATACCGGGCCGCAGAGGGCCATTTGCTGATCTACGGGGTGCCGGCGTCAAGAAGCGATCTGCCCCCGGGCCTTCCCATGCAGACGGCCATTGACTGGGTCTGCGTCCGGGGCGGGGCGGCGGCGGCCGCCCATCCCTTTCAGACAACCATGGCTGGCACCGCTCTTGGAAATCGGTTGTTTGAACTGAAAAATCTGGCGGGTGTTGAAACCTTCAATGCCAGCCTTACAGACAGGGAAAACCGCCTGGCCGCGGATGCGGCCCGGAAAATGGGGGTGTGCGGCATTGGCGGCTCTGACGCCCACGGCCCGCAGGTGCTGGGCCGGGCCTGCACTGTGTTTGAGCGGCGGCTGGATACCATTTCGGAACTGGTGGCCGCCCTGAAAAACGGCAAATGCCGGCCCCGAAAAAATTTTCAACACAGGGCCGGCAATCAAAGCGGTTGTGCCGGATAG
- a CDS encoding 3'-5' exonuclease, with the protein MFIIDFEASSLRKNSHPIEVAWGCRPDADAIESYLLNPDCMAGWTDWNPKSFEFHGITLEQLRQHGHDPRKVAEKMVSDLAGQSVYSDEPHFDIRWKNRLLADSGYDPSLVKILDLNTWLARMARTPSANQSVNDLVCTFECSENSRHRAAADVFWLLEFVNHVRQNC; encoded by the coding sequence ATGTTCATCATCGACTTTGAAGCCTCCAGCCTGCGCAAAAACTCCCATCCCATTGAAGTGGCCTGGGGATGCCGGCCCGATGCCGATGCCATTGAATCCTACCTCTTAAACCCGGACTGCATGGCCGGCTGGACCGACTGGAACCCCAAGAGCTTTGAATTCCACGGCATCACCTTGGAACAACTCCGGCAACACGGCCATGATCCGCGGAAAGTGGCGGAAAAAATGGTCAGCGACCTTGCCGGGCAGTCGGTTTATTCAGATGAACCCCATTTTGACATCCGGTGGAAAAACCGCCTGCTGGCCGATTCCGGATATGATCCCTCCCTGGTGAAAATACTGGACTTAAATACCTGGCTGGCCCGCATGGCGCGCACGCCTTCGGCGAACCAAAGCGTAAACGATCTTGTCTGCACCTTTGAATGCAGCGAAAACAGCCGACACCGGGCTGCGGCAGACGTGTTCTGGCTGCTGGAATTTGTCAATCACGTCAGGCAAAACTGCTGA
- a CDS encoding ArsR/SmtB family transcription factor has protein sequence MNNIIYFKALSDETRIRLINILLHHELKVGELVSILEMGQSRISRHLKILADAGMAKCLKEGVWGIYSITGSGPGRDFIEAVRYLFEQDPVLRADLKRAEQIIEARSAGTLRFFDHIAGSWDLLKREILGTFDINRAIFENTNAHGTGVDLGCGTGELLEAMKAHAGRVIGVDSSPRMLEEARKRFSDANGQKVDIRLGEIEHLPLGDNEADLAVISLVLQYLADPAAAFGEVARILKPGGELILAEFERHQQHSLKTVYGVKWLGFPRKSIETWLEKNGFVLQQVRPHNLSKGLSLNIFQAVMNT, from the coding sequence ATGAATAACATAATATACTTTAAAGCCCTTTCAGACGAAACGCGGATCCGGCTGATCAATATTTTGCTTCATCATGAATTAAAGGTGGGCGAACTGGTCAGCATCCTGGAAATGGGCCAGTCGAGAATTTCAAGGCACTTAAAAATCCTGGCGGACGCCGGGATGGCAAAATGCCTGAAAGAAGGTGTATGGGGCATTTATTCCATCACCGGTTCCGGGCCTGGCAGAGATTTTATAGAAGCCGTGCGCTACCTGTTTGAACAAGACCCCGTGCTCCGGGCGGATTTAAAACGCGCCGAACAGATCATTGAAGCACGCTCTGCCGGAACTCTGCGGTTTTTCGATCATATCGCAGGAAGCTGGGATCTTTTGAAGCGTGAAATTCTGGGCACTTTTGATATCAACCGCGCCATTTTCGAAAATACCAACGCCCATGGAACCGGCGTGGATCTGGGCTGCGGCACCGGAGAACTGCTTGAGGCCATGAAGGCCCACGCCGGCCGGGTTATCGGGGTAGATTCCTCGCCGCGGATGCTTGAAGAGGCGAGAAAACGGTTCTCTGATGCAAACGGACAAAAGGTGGACATCCGGCTGGGGGAAATCGAGCATTTGCCCCTGGGCGACAATGAAGCCGATCTTGCGGTCATTTCCCTTGTACTGCAGTATCTGGCCGATCCGGCCGCCGCCTTTGGCGAGGTGGCCCGGATTCTGAAGCCGGGAGGCGAACTGATCCTGGCCGAATTTGAACGCCACCAGCAGCATTCGCTCAAAACCGTCTATGGGGTCAAATGGCTGGGGTTTCCCCGTAAATCCATTGAAACATGGCTTGAAAAAAACGGATTTGTCCTGCAGCAGGTCCGGCCCCATAATCTGTCAAAAGGGCTTTCGCTCAATATTTTTCAGGCTGTTATGAATACATAA